AAGGATTCGTATCATTTCCAGTCTGTCAGTGAACACTGACCTGCTGGCTCATGACCCTCCCTCTCACACCTTACTTGGAAATAATTAAACTTTCGCAGCGGCTCAGTGAGCAGGAGGAAACCGAAAGTATCACATAAGCTGAAAGCTTTCGCTTTCGCTTCCATGAGCGCACTTAACTTTAGTTACGACTTCTGCATTTAAGTTTGAGTTCCGTTTGTctacagctttaattttttaaataaactttattattttatgtaggCGACAACATGCCGATCAAACAAATTTTAGCAGCTTTTGCGGCGttagaataaaatattcatttaggAACGTGATTGAACTGGTCGAGCCTTCTTGCACATGCATGTTTGACTTTTGGGACTgagtttttgttgctttaaggAAGACACCAGTCTGTGCTGAAGATGGAGGGTAAGATGCACATGAAAGAGTGGCTGATAGCTCAGATAGAGAGTGGCAAATATGAAGGATTGTGTTGGGAAGATGAGGACCAAACGATGTTCAGGATCCCGTGGAAGCACGCAGCCAAGAAGGACTACAAACAGACAGAGGACGCAGCACTCTTCAAGGTAGAGACACCTTTCATAATCATGTATCTCATAATGTGGAAGTTATCGTCAGTgaataattttagcatgtttttaatttagaatAAGAAAGAAACTGATTTAGAAACGCCACTCGAGTGTTGTATGTAGTTGGATAACATAAGTATTTCCCTATTTTGgctagatttatttatttatttatttatttggctggttatttgtttattattatttaagaccTCTAACGAATTTATACATTGAATAATATAAATTGAAATATAGTAAGCCTATATTCtagcttgtttttctctttagtCAGTAGTGCATGTTTTTTAGGGGTCGACAGAGTATCAGCCTGtctgattattggggccgatatttagcattttgctgattatctgtatcagcattttaattaattaatttttatcgggcgatcattaaagtaaaaggtgcaaagaaagtgtcagcatggaaggAGCTTTTGCTTTATAAAACCTCAGagagacattttatttatcaattgtttttatttaagtttcacTTGACTATAAAAAAGATTGCAGGGAACAGTACTTGATGCTGAAAGTTTCAATTTTgatcaaacatttgctaaagacatttaaacaaagttttgcattgaagtttgttttattccaaattcaaaatattgacagaaagatttttattgtaaatggatatcggttccaaatattagttatcagtctcattgaCTGCTAATAATCGGTATCTGCTCTGAAAAACTAATATTGGTTGAACTCTCatgtttttcaacttttaatcTCCCACAAAAAGCAACTTTAGttgcttatttattttgaataaatttaCGAGGAGTGCTCTTTAGGCAACTTATCTGTAGCTTTCTGCTGTTCTGTGATCTGTCCttcatgttgcaaaaacatgaaaaaaatagaaaaaaaaatagagttgCCTGCAtccaaaaatattgattttgtatttatgatgtgtttcagttcagaaattaagacaaaaaaaacactttcataaGTAGAAGTTCTTATTATGAAAGTgttgtatttcttcttttttattgttaagaAGTTACCTCTTTCTTGCAGTGCTATGTTGCATAAGTACTGATTCAGGAATAATACTTTTAGTTTTAACACTGTATCGAGAATCTTTAATTTCACTGGGAATGTTAGCCTCAATTCTCTGTTCAGAGCATTTTAGGAGTTGAGCGTGAAGATACTTCAGTGCCTCTTAACAGTCACTGGGAGGCAGGAACACTTCAATGAgtaaatatgaatgaatgaagctAAATGTGGTTAAAAGACTATCCTGCTTTTCTTTTGATTCAGCTGGTTTAATTCACTTAACATACATGTTAcagtaaaatgtcaatattgtattttacattttaacattagagcttcagctgcagctgctaactgtatataaaataactttttttggttatattttaTGAAACTTTCTAGATTCATACAGCTTTAAATGAAACagataatctgaaaaaaatttcCTCTAAAGAAAGTTTTTACTGCTAATCAATtaattgcaacaaaatattgtttatttactgtatatttgtgtttaatcAGCAGTTTAACATGATTTCTTCTCATTAAATTAGAGTTTTGTTTCAGTGAATTATTTATGCATAATCATCTAACATTTTAATCTTCACATTCAGGCTTGGGCTGTATACAAAGGGAAATACAGGGAGGGGAGGGATAAAGCCGACCCCACCATGTGGAAGACACGTCTCCGCTGTGCGCTCAACAAGAGCACGGACTTCCAGGAGGTCCCTGAACGCAACCAGTTGGACATCACTGAACCTTATAAAGTCTACCTGATCCAGCAGGAAAGTGGGCCCGCCAGACCTGCAGGTAAAAATAATACGATTGCTCCTTTTCTTTCATATTGTGCTATCGATTATGTCCAAGCTGCTGAACAGTGGTGTCCTTTCTATGCTTTATAGGAAGAAAGGTCAAACAAAGCGTGgactgaaatgttgtttttatatcaggACCTTCATCGTtcttccagcagcttttcaccATCATAAAAAAGTACATTGTTTGGTTTAAGTGCCTCCTTTTGGTTTCTTCTATTAGCTCATAAATGtcctccctccgtctcctcaGAGTCTTCAAAATTAAAGGATCAGGTGATCATCCAGGCTAAGAGGTTTGCAAAGAGCCCCGGGTTTCTGGACAAACAGGTTAGCTGAAAACATAGAGACCATGAGCTTTAACCCTTGAACACCAggtcgacatcagttttcttgtgctgctttagaTGTTCTTtaatagcatttaaacctctaaaaaaaacctctgaaacctgaggaaattggtttgatttctttcaaaacacaggaaaaaacatattaagacacacacacacagaaaatggtGATAAGGGAATGACCTGACAGTTAGCTGGGGGGagattagatattatcaaaaagaaagaaaaaaatcctgaattctcttaattatatatttaaaattatgttacagaaaaagaaagacaaaaaatgtgtttagatATTTTTAGCACTGTCTTGAAGTCATtatcttgttgtttttctgtgtggttttttcactttttaggtacttttcttgtaaccttttacaaatttgttttgttgttaatttttgtcCATTTCGTGGTAAGTTGCATGTTACCcacttccaatgtttttgaaaagaatcaagccaatttgctcaggttttaagggtttAACTGAGGAAATGTAGCACTGAACTTGCTGAAGTGCTACACTGACTTCATGCTAAGAACAAAGTGTGAGTGTGATCTATTTCTTATAATTAAGGGCTCACTATTTctaattgttgtttttccccctttttcaaTGTTTGGAGTTTTAGAAACACATGAAAATCAGGAATGAAAATCAGATATTGATGGCGTAAATGAGTTAAGAGTGATTCAGAGAATCAGATTAAGATAACTTTATGAGGTCTAAAAAGGGTAATTAATTTGCAGCTGACACAGACCACACAAATGCTTACAACATTTAAAACTCAAGTGAGGTAGTTATGTCCAAGGAACAGATCAGACATGTGACAGAGATTCACCAAAGTCCGAATTTTTCCAACCCTACATATAAGGGGTTAAAGGGAAACCTTAGCGAATTGACTTgattcatttcaaaaatgtgaagacatggaaagaaggcatgAGCAAAAAATTCCCCCCGAAATGAGTAAAAGTAACTAGAAAATTATGttcaaacaaacataaaaagaagaTATCCAAAAAGAGAAGTTAAGAAAGTAACAAGAGCATGACCTCAAGGAGGTgcttgaaatattttctttctgcagcaTAATTTGgattatataattttaagaattGCAGATACAgttttataaatttattttcacctttttgcAATAATACCTAATAATCTCCCCAAAGCTTATTTTCagttccttttctttcttttttacaaacatttcttgccatgttgccCATTGCcatttcagcatgttttcaaaagaaatcagaccaattctctcaggttttagaggtttaaatgcttacGAAAGCAGCTGAaccagcacaacaaaactgatgtcaatccaggttctGAAAGGTCTGATCTCATCACACTGTTACACTCTGTGAAATAAACAGTGTGTTCATGtagcagaaaatgtttggggtgAAAATCAGTTTAAACTGGTCTGTTCTTATTACCTgattttgctttctgtttttgtagctTAATTTACAAAGGGAATCAATTCAGTCAAGTAAAGAAGAAGTAAAACCAGCGACTGGTAAGGATCATGCACACAGTCTGTTCAGAGgattcaaagaaaagaaaactaaaaatgattAAGTCATAAATGGGTCATTAAATTCCAGGCTAAATATCCATGTTGGCACGAAATAGTTTGTTTTGGCATTTAGGACCTATTTCAGCAATCCAAACGGAGTCTGATCACATTTATCTATTTACCTCATATGGGTGAGGGGTTTCCTGTATGAGCAGCTATATGAGCCAAGGTTAGctacttttcagtttttaaaagacataaataaggaagtaaataagtaaatgttcTCCTGTTGGCCTAATATTCCAGTCATCATATTGAAGGCAACTTTTACTTTGCATAATCAGGGATCCTTGATTTGTAATTAGAGTAGCGCAGATTGTTATGGGATGGATAGGGTTCCCAACTTCatgaaaagcatgaaaaagtcatggaatttcacaatcacattttccaggcctggaaaagtaatggaattagTCAAAGTCTTTGAAAATTTTGGAAGAGTGGACTTGTGGCATGTGTAATAGAACTGTTACATTAATCTTctggataaccttccatgtaacgtaacattttcataaatttattttctgtatctgTCGACATAATGTAGCACTAATATGCGTCCATGTGTGATGTTTCCTTGACCATCAAGTAccttttctacattttcttcctgtgttatgtctctcccttcatgtatgccagtcattaaacaaaatttaaatctgGTATTTGAAAAATGCCTGGCAAgttgaacaagaaaaaaaaaaaaagtgttacaatGGGTActtgaaaaagttttaaaattttgcccatgtgtatgtgtgggaaCCCTTGATGGATTAAAAAGTATCAGATGTGTCAGCtaaacattcattctgtgaACAGTAAAACAGTAAGTTTCAAGATCACTAATGTTGCCTTTTTAGGTGGCAGGAGTGAAAATTAGTCATTCTCAGTGTTTGTTGCGCTGTATTTTCAGAAGGATGATGACAGTAAGAAAACAATTAGGTACAAAATAGGATGTAGCCtctacaggatttttttttcatcagcaaCTCTCGTATTTTTCCCAAAGGATGTACAGattttttaggcattttattaaatcaaaaagCTTGTTGCAATAATTCAGCTCTATTTTCTCCAATGAGGCACCCAACTAGATATCATTGGCCCAATAATGAGTTTAAGAAAGTGAACCATGTGTATCCCACCTTTGCCCATTTTTTGGCCCACATCAGCAGACATATATGGAtccaatatatataatatccaatatgatataatatttaTGGACCCTCTTTGGTTTGTAGAAATAGCACCCAAATGTTAGCCCATGTTTGGTCCATGTGTTGGTagtagggatgtcctgatcaagtttttttttttttgaccccGATCCTGATCAGTTTgatagctctgcaatgcaatacaagaaaaatgtctgcatccaaacagttcctcAAGGgttaatttgttttggttttacaaaaataacaaactgaacatttattttatatggcttttatcacaattccacttttatgcagcatttgtttcttaaaaaaaaaaaacaactaaaatgcATGTAGAAATCGCTCTCAATTCCACTCAGCATTGTAATAAAGGTACAGAACAttataaatgagtaatataatcacaattcTACTTTATCATTCtcagtcacaacaaataaaaatcgtTCACAATTCTGCTTCTTACAGCATTGTATTAAAGCAAGTTaactaaaaattaataataaattaacaacaaaaatttcagtTTCACTTAAAGTGATGTAGCATGTTAAGCTGACTTGAGCTGAGTTGAGTTGGAGTAGCAGCATGACAATAAACCCTGATCATCTGCTGCAAATCATGCTTTTCGCTTATGACACTAGTTCGACAGCGGATGTAAACAAAAGATCGGGCAGGGTACATGCTCAAAGTTGTTGGTAGATTATTTGgttataattttatttgtgaactaatatttaaaaacaataaaagtctAATGTTACGCCCCCTGTGTTGTCCTTACAGACATCCGGTGTTGAGAAAGCACCGATTGAATAATGTCTCTGTTCTGCTTCAGATGATCCGTTGAGGGAGCACATGTATTGTGAGCTGACAGGAAGAAAAACCCCTATAACCTTCCTCAGCCCTACACTTACTATATCAGGTAAGCCGATGGGATTATGcacagaaaagaaacaacaacttAACATGTCACTGGCCTTTGCTCTGTACAGTACGACCTGGAACATaagatgtgttttgtgtgttcagACTTCCGCATGCAGGTGGTGTTGTTGTACCACGGCCAGAGGGTGATGAAAGTGACCACCAATAGCCCAGACGGGTGCTTCATCCTGCAGGGCCGCGTCCCTTTGGGGAACGAGCAGATCTACGGGCCCTGCACGGCCCAGCAGCTCCCCTTCCCTTCCCCGGGCTCCGTGTTGTTGCCGTCATGCATGGCTGAAGCAATGAACCGCCTTCTCTGTCACCTGGAGAGGGGTGTGCTATTATGGGTGGCCCCAGATGGGATGTTCATCAAGAGGTTCTGCCAGGGCAGGGTGTACTGGAGCGGTCCCATGGCCCAACACACTGACCGGCCGAACAAACTAGAGCGAGAAAAGACCTTCAAATTGCTTGATATACCCACATTTCTCAATGGTAAGGCAATgcaagcaaacaaaataaaaaacagtaacagcTACTAAAAAGCAATTAACTACAGTTAGTCATATAAATCTAGCTGGCGCTgaatacaatttatttaaagagAGACAGATTGTTTAGGATGCTTTATTGTTTTGCTCTTTGCAAAAAGGCAATATGTCTGTATGATCAAATCATGACATTCCaatatgaaatgtttgtgtacagagctgcagagctgtttACAGGGGAAGGGACCGACACCTTCTTATGAGATCGAGCTCTGCTTCGGAGAGGAGTATCCAGACCCCAATGTTCCTAAAACCAAGAAGCTCATCATGGCACAGGTGGGTGCAAAAAGGACTAAGAACTGTATGGATGCacaatatggatttttttaggtgataCCAATAACAGATAATTGCCTGCTCCTTGTGGTTAAGAGCAATTAGATAactagtattttctttttttttgtatttaaaaaaagaagttaatgACTGGCAGGTCATCTACCTCTGAGGGTAAGGAAGGCCCAGAGGAAAGGAATATTCAAAATAAGATCTCCCCTTTGTCCAGCTTATGTTTTCTAGACATAACTGAGCCCAATATAACATCAAggttttgaccattttctcatatttattACATTCGGCTCCTGAGAAATAGTTTTCTTCTTGTCTCAGCCCAGTCCTAAATCAAGATCTAAAAatgctccttttctctctcactgcaGTAATATTTATTAGTCTGGAATAATCAGCTCTTCAGATGACAGTATGATCCAAACGAAAACTTGATTGGCTTATAAATTAGTCTGCACAATTTCAGAAATTTGTCTCAGTGATCAAATGACTCAATTGTTCTCAGAGTTGTCTCACTTCTGAGACGCCTATAAGCACAGAAAGAGAACACCAAGATGTGCATAGTagtaatttaaccctttgaaacctggcatgatatcacttttcttgttatctttcagatgcctttcacaagtatttaacctttgaaccatgagcaaattgttgtgatttatttcaaaaacatggggggaaaggaTATAAGCAACTtcgcaagaaatgttccacaaattgcaagaaattagtagaaaattgttaattaattaagaaaattatttaaataagataggcaaaagagaaaaaaagctagggaaaaacaatattcataattatcaaaattgcagatttaagattatgttacagaattattctaatttttaagcacttttctaggtttttttccttctctcttttttaactttgcttttcttctttttttcattgtttatttatttattttattttcagattttttttgtacttttttaaactaattttcctatttcattgctcattgcctccttctcatgtttttgaaagaaatcaacacaaactgctcaggtttcaaagggttaaaattccaGAGCTTTGACCCAACCAAATCAAATGGACATCACCATTGTTAACACAACCAGTTCTGactaaatattcatttaatatttcGAGTGATTTTTCTTCATCAGTGGTCTCCGAGCTGCTGAAGGGTTGTGAGATCAGTGTGAGGGGACAGTTGGTGAGAGTCCACTTGGACCGTAGACTGTATGTCTCATTTTTAAGCCCTATATATTTGGTCAattggttactttttttttaaactttatcaTCTCTTGCATTTCTACCCTGAATGCCTATAGAGGTTGCAGATAAAATGtcatgtcaatatttttttatatatatagccTATTTTATATAATAGCCTCTTCATTGGATACACATTCCTCCATCGGCAAATTCTTCCATGTTTGATTGTGATGTGCTGTCAGGGGTTTGATCCACAAGGAGAATTTCTTGAatgccaaaacaacaaaagttctatttgatttttaaaacatgtcatgtCTGTTCAATAATCCAGGCAGAGATTTGTGCAGTAATTCCTGTGTGaacacttcctgtctgcagtATTTTTACTCACCACTAGAGGTCCTCATGATTACACTGATTGTGCTTCACTGTCCTGTCGGCCAGGTGGTGCCCTTGTTTGCagtagagctgctgcagaggttcAACttgggagagatggaggagattCAGCGACCGAATACCACCTCCAACACAGAACGAGAGAAGATGTAGGAGGACAGGGAAAGCTACCCTGCAGCAGAGTAGCCATGAACAATATACAAATGGATTACTGCAGCTTTATTCCTTCCCTGTCATCATCATGAAAGACATCCTAAGAGCAGACCAAACAAAGCACAGTATTGTCAGTGGAAATGTGTATATGATGAAGAGACGATGGAGGTGTTGCATTGTAGACCTATTTGCATTACATGAAAGGAAATTggttattattgtctttttctgtcaacCATGCAGCTAGACTAGCaagaaatttcagtttttgttgaagCTAAAAACTTATTTCATGCTGATAACGTACTATTAACCCCTGTAATTTTATCCTCATATGCAGAATCTGTACTAAATGATGAtgttctaaaaatgtaaatgtatgatACTTAACAGcacatgcagagaaaaaaatcacacttttaattaaatctataaagctttttttcctttatttctaGCGAACATCATATAACAgattcacaatttttaaaaatatacatttttgtagctataacatttaaaaagaaaaatcaacaggtaaggttttctttttgaaaacaaaatagaaaaacaaaacacaaaaactaaagTGAGAGAGTGTGCTGAATCAGAAGAGATACCCGTATCTGAGTTTAAAATACTTTCATCATTTTCCCTGCCTTCAAACAAATACAGTACGTAAAAAATGAGATGGGAACAGAAGCGTACAGTACACGGGGGGTCAAGAGTATTCACAAAGCATCATGTTCCAACGTGTTATTAGCACCATTACTCTTCAGCCATACTGCACTTTTTTACTCTTTCcatcattcagtttttaatggaaaaacacCATGAGTGTCGAGGCGATGTGGCACAGACCTGTCTGTGTGGGTGGGATTGTCTGTTACGCAGTTTTC
The DNA window shown above is from Plectropomus leopardus isolate mb chromosome 8, YSFRI_Pleo_2.0, whole genome shotgun sequence and carries:
- the irf10 gene encoding interferon regulatory factor 10, with product MEGKMHMKEWLIAQIESGKYEGLCWEDEDQTMFRIPWKHAAKKDYKQTEDAALFKAWAVYKGKYREGRDKADPTMWKTRLRCALNKSTDFQEVPERNQLDITEPYKVYLIQQESGPARPAESSKLKDQVIIQAKRFAKSPGFLDKQLNLQRESIQSSKEEVKPATDDPLREHMYCELTGRKTPITFLSPTLTISDFRMQVVLLYHGQRVMKVTTNSPDGCFILQGRVPLGNEQIYGPCTAQQLPFPSPGSVLLPSCMAEAMNRLLCHLERGVLLWVAPDGMFIKRFCQGRVYWSGPMAQHTDRPNKLEREKTFKLLDIPTFLNELQSCLQGKGPTPSYEIELCFGEEYPDPNVPKTKKLIMAQVVPLFAVELLQRFNLGEMEEIQRPNTTSNTEREKM